A region of the Chryseobacterium gotjawalense genome:
CAACTGGGGCACTCTCAAATGTTTGCGACCGACGGGATGAAATATCTTAAAAACGTTGCAAATCCCGCATCAATGCAAAGCTGGACCTGGTTGGGTCTTAATTTTATGACAAGGTTTAAAGTGAAATAGGTTTTTTCACGGATAACTGCTTTTCACCGGCAGGTCAAATGCATTAAAATTACACTGTTTTTTTAAAGGAATCTCAGATCCAATTCATCAATATAAATTGTGAAATAATTTTGAATTCATTGAAATATAACCAGTTGTATTCCTTCAATAAACGAAGTACGTTTGTTTTTCTTTAAAACTGATGAAGTTTTAAATCCCTTTTGTTTTTGACGTATTTTATCTGAAATTTCCTTTACCGGATGATAAAATAAAAGGCAATCCCGGTACAGAATTGCCTTTAAGAATAATTTTAGTCTTTTTCAACCACTAATTTCTGGAAATTTCCATTGTGGTCAAACAAAAGGTCGCCCGCTTTTACCTCGGCTTCATAAACTATAGAACCGTCAGCTTTTACAATTTTTGCCGCTTCTTTTATTTTACCATATTTTTTTGCCGCGACATAAGAGATGATGTTTTTCGGTAATTCGCTGATTTTCAAAGAAGTTTCGGTTTCTTCTTTCATGCCTTTTGGATTGTAAGTGGCAGAAGTTTCCTTACCGTTCAGTTTAAATTCTGCTTCATACGTTCCGTGTTCATCATCCCATTTTACTTTTTTCACCTGCGGGAAATCTTTTTTAAAGGCGTTCTTCACCACTACCGGTACTTCACCGCCTTTATTCATTTGTTGTGCAGTGATGGTTCCTGCGCCAAGTGCTAAAATAAATGACAGTATTACGATTGGCTTTTTCATTTTGTAAATATTTTTATTTTTCGGACTGAATGTATTTCAATCTTTCCTACAAAAGTGCCCCGCCAATCTGTAGAGAATCTGATTTTTTATCTCCTTATAAAAAGTTTAACATTTAATTAATATCCGACATTTTTTTACTTATACTAAGAATTGTTTAACCACGAAGTCACAAAGTTATTCTTCCTTTTTTTTAGTTTTTTAAAATTTCTGTTGAAAAGTCAATGAAGATTTGCGCATTATAATTTCCGGTGGAAAACTTAATTTTCTTAACTTCTTAATTGATTCTTAATGGTTCAATTTCCAATGATAGTTTTAGATTTTTAACCATTGTGCTTCCTGTTTTTTAGTTTTTTAAAATTTCTGCTGAAAAGTCAATGAAGATTTGCGCATTTATAATTTCCGGTGGAAAACTTAATTTTCTTAACTCCTTAATTGATTCTTAACGGTTTAATTTCCAATGATAGTTTTAGATTTTCAACCACACAAGTCACAAAGTTATTCTTCCTTCTTTTTAGTTTTTTAAAATTTCTGTTGAAAAGTCAATGAAGATTTGCGCATTATAATTTCCGGTGGAAAACTTAATTTTCTTAGCTCCTTAATTGATTCTTAATGGTTCAATTTCTGCTGCCGCGCGATTCTATCGCGTGGTTACAGAATATCCTTATCGCCTTTCCTTACAGCTCCATCCACGGTGCGGTGATTAAACTCCATAATCACCGCAAAATATACGGAGATTAATCACTATATTTACAGCATAATCCTTAACGATGGCAGTATATATCCACCAATTGAAGCAATGGCCCCACTTTTCTTGGCAGCCTGATGAGCTGATCAACCTGCTGGCAGAAGTCCGTTACCTGCAGGGTAAACTCCTGGGGAAAGTAGAACTCTTGGGCTTCGAACTCAGAAACGAAGCGAACCTGGAAACCCTGATCCAGGATGTAGTAAAATCATCAGAAATTGAAGGGGAACTCCTTAATCCTGAACTCGTGCGTTCCTCCATTGCAGTTCATCTGGGTTTGGATTACAAAGGAAAAGAAAACAAAGACCGGCATATTGATGGAATCGTTGAAATGATGTTGGATGCAACACAGAATAACGATAAATCACTAACTGACGAGCGTTTGTTTGGCTGGCATTCCGCATTATTTCCCGCCGGAAGAAGCGGCATGTATAAAATTGAAGTAGCGAAATGGAGGACAGGGGAGATGCAGGTAGTTTCCGGAGTGATGGGCAAAGAAAAAATACACTTTGAAGCTCCGAGAGCTAATCTGCTGGAAAGTGAAATGCTGAATTTCCTCACGTGGTTCAATGAGGAGCAGAAGATGGATGACCTGTTAAAAGCGGGCGTAGCCCATTTCTGGTTCGTCACGATACACCCTTTCGATGACGGAAATGGTAGAATAGCACGCGCAATTGCAGATATGCAGCTTTCCAGAGCAGATCGGGTAAACCAGCGCTTTTACAGCATGTCAACCCAGATCAATGCTGATAAAAAATCATATTATCAAATCCTGGAGAAATCCCAGAAGAGCAGTCTGGATATTACGCAGTGGCTGGTTTGGTTTCTGAACTGCCTCAAAGAGGCCATTATAAATTCAGACGGAATCATCAGCAAAGTCATCACAAAGCATGATTTTATGGTGAAAAACAGTCCCGCCATCACCAATGACCGTCAGCATTTGGTCATCACCAAACTGTTGGATGGTTTTGAAGGAAATCTCACCACTTCCAAATATGCCAAACTGACAAAAAGCTCATCCGATACCGCCCTCCGCGACATTACGGACTTAATTGAAAAAGGCATCCTCCTCAAATCCGGTTCCGGCGGACGCAGTACCCACTACCGGTTGAATACGAAGGAATAAAATCACCGCTCGGCGACAGCAATTAAAATGCAAAAGAGAGGTATCTATGTATTTACAGCGTTTTTTGATTTCTTGTACCTGTGTTGAACCTCAGTGAGGAAAGAAAGTAAGGAAAGCAGCTATTTTAGGAAGTTTATCTGCTTAGTATTTATTTTTAATTTTCTTCACTTCTTAATTGATTTTTGACGGTTCAATTGCTCTCTGTTTCTGCGTTTTTAGCTGAAGATTTTTCTTTAAAATTTAATTGATTTAAAAGCGTCGGAAAAACGATTAACAGTAAAGGCAACGCAATTGAAAAACCTCCAATAACCGCAATTGCCAACGGTTGGTGCATTTGTGCTCCGGTTCCAATTCCCAAAGCCAAAGGCATTAAGGCGATAATGGCCCCTAAAGCCGTCATTAATTTTGGACGTAATCTCGTACTGATGGCGTAAATCAGAGCATCTTCTTTGGATTTTTTCTCTAAAGTTTCTTCAAACTGCAGATAAGTGAAAATGGCATTTTCTCCGATAATTCCGACCATCATGATCAATCCGGTATAACTGCCGACATTCAGCGGTGTTCCGGTTATAAATAATAAAATAAAACTCCCCGAAATTCCTAAAACTGAAACCAACAATATTAAGAAAGCAACTTTTAAATTTCTGAAAAGAAACAAAATGGTCGTAAAAACGAGCAAGCAGGAAACGAACAAAATCAAAAGCAATTCACTGAAAGATTTTTGCTGTTCTGCGTAAGCGCCGCCGTAAGAAATACTGTAACCCGTCGGCAGTTTGATGTTTTTGTTGATTTCTGTTTGAATTTTTTTAATCGTTCCGCCCAAATCACCATTATCCAAACGTGCTGTTACCACGCCCATATTCTGCAAATCTTCGCGTTCTACTTCCGCCGTGCCTTCCAAAATAGAGACTTCTGCAAATTCTTTCAGCGGTTTCAGTTGTCCGTTGGGTAATGAAATCATGCTGTTTTGGATTTCCTGAAGTGACGCGTTTGATTGAGTATTATACAGAATCCGGATCGGCGTGAACTGATTTTTATCAAATAAATCGCCGACCGTATTTCCGCTTAAAATCGTCTGTGTCTGGTATTGAAAATTCTGAGGCGAAATCTGATATTGCGCTAAAACAGGAAAATTCGGGGTAATCTGAATCGAAGGTCCTGCAATGATAATTCCGTCAAAAACATCGGCTGTTCCTGGGATTTTTCCCACAATTTTCGAAATTTGCTGCGAATATTTCTGAAGGGTAGGAACATCATTCCCGAAAATTTTGATCTCAATCGGTTGCGCGCTGCTCATTAAATCGCCGAGCATATCGGTAATAACCTGGCCGAAATC
Encoded here:
- a CDS encoding Fic family protein codes for the protein MAVYIHQLKQWPHFSWQPDELINLLAEVRYLQGKLLGKVELLGFELRNEANLETLIQDVVKSSEIEGELLNPELVRSSIAVHLGLDYKGKENKDRHIDGIVEMMLDATQNNDKSLTDERLFGWHSALFPAGRSGMYKIEVAKWRTGEMQVVSGVMGKEKIHFEAPRANLLESEMLNFLTWFNEEQKMDDLLKAGVAHFWFVTIHPFDDGNGRIARAIADMQLSRADRVNQRFYSMSTQINADKKSYYQILEKSQKSSLDITQWLVWFLNCLKEAIINSDGIISKVITKHDFMVKNSPAITNDRQHLVITKLLDGFEGNLTTSKYAKLTKSSSDTALRDITDLIEKGILLKSGSGGRSTHYRLNTKE
- a CDS encoding PepSY-like domain-containing protein — translated: MKKPIVILSFILALGAGTITAQQMNKGGEVPVVVKNAFKKDFPQVKKVKWDDEHGTYEAEFKLNGKETSATYNPKGMKEETETSLKISELPKNIISYVAAKKYGKIKEAAKIVKADGSIVYEAEVKAGDLLFDHNGNFQKLVVEKD